The genomic DNA aaaaaccGCAGACAAATAAAATCAAATATCAGAAAACAACGCTCTATATTAACCACAACCCTTATCTGCCTCCTCTCACTGCCCTAATAACCCTCTTATCCcatgatcttctccttcctcctccaggcGTTTACCAAcgccgaaaaaaaaaatagatCATCGGCGTGAGCAAACGGCATAAAAGGTGTCGTCAGCAAGCGTGTCTTTTTTACAAAATTCCGACATAAAGTTcatattgttgttgttgttattgttgttgttgttgttgttgttgttgttgttgttgttgttgttgttgttgttgttgttgttgttgtgagaTGAAAAGATGTTGCTCAAATagcaccatcatcctcgtcatcatcctccatctcatcatcctcatctccaccGTCGTTGATGTCAATGTTGTCGAATTTGAAGCCCGGGGTGCTAGGGGGTTGAGCACCGCCCTGTTTCTTGATGCGCTGGGGGCAAGTGGGTGTAGAGGAGGCAGAATCATGGAGACCAGGGAGCGCATTAtcgggagaagaggaagagtcGAGATCGATAACGTTGCCGTTGGCCGCGTGCTGGGCCATGACCTGGTCGTTCTTGGACTTCAACTTGGCCCTCTCGCCAGTCATGAGGTTCGACCACTGGCCCGGCCTACCAATCTGGCcagccatcttcttccagggCGAGTTCGCCTTCGGCTTGGgggcctcctcgtcgagaGCATCGTAGTTAACTTCAGGCGAGTCGACgtcggaggatgaggtgacAACCTCGGGCGAGTCGAGAACCTTGGGCAAGGCGGGGGAATCATCAAGGGGGAAGACGAGCTCGGGCTCATCATCGAGCGAGGTGACGTCCGGCTCCCCCTTGaccttctgcttcttggtgGGGGACTTGTGGGGCGTCTTGGGAGCAGGTGCGGCGGCAGCACGCTTTCTGGTGGGAGCAGGCTTCGCAGGGGAGGCTCTGGCTCCGGTGGCGGCTTTGGCAGCCTTGGTGGTGCCGCCTTTCACGCTGACGCCCTTTCGAACGCTGTGGCCGCCGTTCTGGAGATACTCTTCAAACGCGTCGGCAGGGTCTTGTCCGCTCTCTACGGCCTCCTTAAGCACGTTCGCCTGCTGCTTGATCGCTCTGAAGTGGTACTGAAGACCTTGCTCCGTGGAAGCACCAAAGTACTTCTGGAGATCTAAACAAAGTGTTAGTCATGTAATTTCATCTGAATCCAAGCAAGCACACCTTCAGCCCGAGGACCTCCTCTACCCCACACGTTGGAGGTGATCTTGGTGAAATCATACTccgagggaggagggccCCGGCCCTCTGCATGAAGCTCATAAGCAAGACGAAGACCCTTCGCTTGAGCGTTGACACCACGGAAGCGGTGTtcggcggccgaggcggtCATGCCCACCATGACACCAATCTCTattcacaccaccaaccaccgaCGTTAGTGACTGCTCTAGACTCCAAGGCAAAACAAGATGCGCCGAGCCCAGCAATGAGCCCTCTGTTTACAGCCCGAAAGTCTAGAACAATCCGGCGGTGAGCGGCTCAGGGCGGGTCACATGAAGGTCACGCGAGGGAAGggtagaagaagaaagaagcaaACATACTCTTGTAATCAATAGACATGTTCTGGACTTGACTCGCAATGAGAGCAGCGAGCAAGCGCTGTTGGGTTTCGGTACTCTTGAAATCGGCCTTGCGCGACATCTTGACGATGATGTGTACGAGCGAAGATGTCCAGTTGTAGGCGGGAGGGCGAGGTCGGTCGAGCAGAGTTGGAGGTGTTCGCTTGAGGGGCAAGGTGTAGTCGCAGCTGTTTATTTGAGAGAGTAAGAAGGTCAACCAGTGATCGAATTgtgagaaagagaagagccGAAGGTCGGTCTGTagagttgagggaggtgggggagagagCAGAGGTGAATAAAGGAAAATCCCGCGAAGGTTGGCAGGGGGGGGATAGCTTAAATAGATcacgtggtggtggaagagcaGGATTCCGCCAAAGGACTCTAGATGGAAAGAACGATCGATGACTGCGGCTTGTAAACAGCTCCTCGAACTCGATGCTGCTGGCTTGGAGGGGTAGCCACCTGGCTCAGATGTTGTCACGCTCTGGACAGAATAACCGGCACTGCGAGTTAGCAAAGCGTATACTGACAGTCAACTTACACCTCTCCAAACAGGGAATAGGCCTCGAAAGATAGTCAACAGGCCTCAAAGGATAGTCAATAGGCCTACAAAGAGAGCAAGGACGCCTATTAACTGTCTTCCGAAGCCCATTAAGCATGCTCCAAGGCGTATCAAAATACCATCCTCCGTTGACTTACTTCTTCAGTGTCCAGTTCGGTATGTTGTCCACAACGTGGGTGTCCAAGCCAGCAGTATCGAGCTGGAGCCAGCTGTTTGGAGCCTGGCGGTGATCGTGACTGGAGGCCAAGCGGTGATGTCTTCAAAAGCTCCAACGAAGAAtttcttcaaccccaagTGAGAAACTCTTGAGAAGTATcgagagaagaggaagctcAGACGAAGAAACTCTGATGAAGAACAAGCCCTGATCAAGAAACTCCGACGAAGAAAAAAGCTCTGATGAAAAAGGAGATGACAGGGGGATagaggcaaaaaaaaaaaaaagggataGAGGCAAAAAGGAAATGGGgcaaaaggaggagagtAATAAAATAATGTACATACCTagcggtgatggtgctctgcccttggccttggtgtgGTGGCTCAGTGCTTGGATTCCTacgagagaaaagaagaacagaaGAAGGACAGGGCTGCAGAATCTGAGGTAAATATAGTTGTGGGAGAACAGAAACGGGCGCGGGCCGGTCTGTGTGTTAAAATGCGGGACTGAAACTGCGGCCGCCGCCGGCACGGCGATGCCGTGGATATGAGTTTTAAAAAGAAGATAATGCGTCTGTCGGATTGACAATGTTGTTGATATGGGTCCTAAAGAGAAATGAAATGCGGCGGCGGTTTGTATGTCGAACAATGGGATGGGACTTGAGCTATGTCCGCTGCCGGCTCGGACGACAGGATGTCGTTGATATGGGTCtcagaaagggaaaaaaataaCGTCGGAGGTTTGTATGTTGAACTGTGGGACTTGAGATATGTCTGCCGTTGGCTCGGACGAAGCTGTCGATATGTTTCgtggaaagaaaaagaatgCGCCGGCGTTATATGTTGAACTGCGTGACTTGAGCTGCGTTGGCTGAGCCGGCTGGATGATATTGTCGATACGGGTcttgagaagaaaaagaaggcagCTGCCGTCTATTTGTTGAGATGAGCGACTGAAGCTCGCTAGATAATGCGTCAACATGGGTCTTCGAAAGGCGGTCTGTATGTTGAGATGAACTATGTGGGGAGAAAAGAACACTCATGCTAAGCCGTGACAAACTATACCACTAGGTATTTGTCTATCTCCTTATTCTAACTTTGTGACAAGGTAAGCAAAGACACAGACTCGTGCGGTAGAGACTATACAGCGAGCAGCTAAGTCTGCTCATCTTTCCCTTGCCATTCAATCAAGCTATTCAGGCAAGTAGATAGATAGCTAGGTGCTTTGCTTCATTGTCATTGTCCATAGAGGACTCGACGGGCAGCCAGGGGTTATACGAAAGGGGTGGATATACTACAAGGCATGGAGCAAATGCTGGGATGGACATGCATTGCTCTACGTAGGTGCCCAGTAGACTTTCATTCGGAATGTCTGATGGTAGTCAATGGAAAAGGCACAGTAGCCAATAAGGCTGCTGTTACACTGATGTTGCACTAACATGATGCTTGCAATGACTTTTTgcagtgttgatgttgaaggtaAGAAAAGGGGTACAGTGGAAGCcaagaaaaaagcaaaagttTGCTCCAAGTTGAGAGGTATTTTGTTATAGAGATGAAAAGAAATCAGACTCAACTAACCGATAACTTAAAGACTGATGCTTATTTTTGATAGAGCTGGCGATTGAATTGTTGTATGAAGCTGCATATGTTTAACAAAGCCCGTGAACAAGGCTGCAACTGAAATGGGTCAGTCGCTGTGGTGACCAAAGTCAATAAAGGACCACATGTGGACACTTACCACCTCATCAAAGGCGTCGGGTTTTGCAGCAAATTCCAACTGATTAAAGTGAACGCTTCTTAATCTGGCGGGCGACAGCTGCTCTCGGACTCGCGATGGGGGTTGAACT from Podospora pseudoanserina strain CBS 124.78 chromosome 2, whole genome shotgun sequence includes the following:
- a CDS encoding hypothetical protein (EggNog:ENOG503P6UA) is translated as MSRKADFKSTETQQRLLAALIASQVQNMSIDYKKIGVMVGMTASAAEHRFRGVNAQAKGLRLAYELHAEGRGPPPSEYDFTKITSNVWGRGGPRAEDLQKYFGASTEQGLQYHFRAIKQQANVLKEAVESGQDPADAFEEYLQNGGHSVRKGVSVKGGTTKAAKAATGARASPAKPAPTRKRAAAAPAPKTPHKSPTKKQKVKGEPDVTSLDDEPELVFPLDDSPALPKVLDSPEVVTSSSDVDSPEVNYDALDEEAPKPKANSPWKKMAGQIGRPGQWSNLMTGERAKLKSKNDQVMAQHAANGNVIDLDSSSSPDNALPGLHDSASSTPTCPQRIKKQGGAQPPSTPGFKFDNIDINDGGDEDDEMEDDDEDDGAI